One Glycine soja cultivar W05 chromosome 2, ASM419377v2, whole genome shotgun sequence genomic region harbors:
- the LOC114397583 gene encoding probable acyl-activating enzyme 5, peroxisomal has product MEQLKPSAVNSSPLTPLTFLDRAATVYGDVPSVVYNDTTFTWSQTRRRCLQLASALASLGIGRGHVVSVVAPNIPAMYELHFSVPFAGAVLNNINTRLDARTVSVILRHANSTLVFVDFASRDLVLEALSLFPRQHTHRPTLILITDNTVQEEKTKTSPTVDNFLHTYEGLMSKGDPNFKWVLPNSDWDPMILNYTSGTTSSPKGVVHCHRGAFISALDTLIDWAVPKNPIYLWTLPMFHANGWNLTWGIAALGGTNICVRKFDAGVVYSLIRNHHVTHMCGAPVVLNMLTNSDKRPLEKPVQFITAGAPPPAAVLLRAEEFGFVVGHGYGLTETGGIVVSCAWKGKWNRLPATERARLKARQGVRTVGVTEVDVVGPTGESVKRDGVSVGEIVVKGGCVMLGYLKDPSGTARCFKNGRFYTGDVAVMHEDGYLEIKDRSKEVIISGGENLSSVELESVLYGHPAVNEAAVVARPDEYWGETPCAFVSLKAAIKEKEKLTEKDMIQYCKDNMPHYMVPKTVVFKDELPKTSTGKIQKFVLKQIANNMGSLKHSRI; this is encoded by the coding sequence ATGGAACAGTTGAAGCCAAGTGCTGTTAACTCTTCTCCTCTCACTCCACTCACCTTCTTGGACAGAGCAGCCACCGTTTACGGCGATGTCCCTTCCGTTGTTTATAACGACACAACCTTCACGTGGTCTCAGACGCGCCGCCGATGCCTCCAGCTGGCCTCTGCCCTCGCCTCCCTCGGCATCGGCCGCGGCCACGTCGTCTCCGTCGTGGCCCCCAACATCCCCGCCATGTACGAGCTCCACTTCTCCGTCCCCTTCGCCGGCGCCGTCCTGAACAACATCAACACCCGCCTCGACGCCCGCACCGTCTCCGTCATCCTCCGCCACGCGAACTCCACGCTCGTCTTCGTCGACTTCGCCTCACGCGACCTCGTCCTCGAAGCCCTATCGCTCTTCCCCAGGCAACACACTCATCGCCCAACCCTAATTCTCATCACAGACAACACTGTCCAGGAAGAGAAAACCAAAACCTCACCCACCGTTGATAATTTCCTCCACACCTACGAGGGGCTTATGAGCAAGGGCGATCCGAACTTCAAGTGGGTCTTACCTAACTCCGACTGGGACCCTATGATTCTCAACTACACTTCGGGAACGACGTCGTCTCCGAAAGGCGTTGTCCACTGCCACCGTGGAGCGTTCATCAGCGCATTGGATACTCTTATCGACTGGGCTGTTCCGAAGAACCCTATTTATCTCTGGACGCTTCCGATGTTCCACGCTAACGGCTGGAACTTAACGTGGGGGATCGCTGCTCTAGGTGGCACCAATATTTGCGTCCGCAAGTTCGACGCTGGGGTTGTTTACTCTCTCATAAGGAACCATCACGTAACTCACATGTGCGGCGCACCCGTGGTGCTCAACATGTTAACCAACTCTGATAAGAGGCCATTGGAGAAGCCGGTTCAGTTCATCACAGCCGGAGCGCCGCCGCCTGCGGCGGTGCTCCTCCGAGCGGAGGAGTTTGGGTTTGTGGTGGGGCACGGGTATGGCTTGACGGAGACCGGCGGAATCGTGGTATCGTGTGCATGGAAAGGAAAGTGGAACAGGCTGCCGGCGACGGAGAGGGCGAGGCTGAAGGCGCGACAGGGGGTGAGAACTGTCGGCGTGACGGAGGTCGACGTGGTGGGTCCCACGGGGGAGAGTGTGAAGCGTGACGGAGTTAGCGTCGGGGAGATTGTTGTGAAAGGAGGGTGTGTGATGTTAGGGTACCTAAAAGACCCTTCAGGAACCGCGAGGTGTTTCAAGAACGGTCGGTTCTACACTGGGGATGTTGCTGTGATGCATGAAGACGGGTACTTGGAGATAAAAGATAGGTCAAAGGAGGTTATCATTAGTGGCGGTGAGAACTTGAGCAGCGTTGAGTTGGAGTCGGTGTTGTACGGGCACCCGGCGGTGAACGAGGCGGCGGTAGTGGCGAGACCTGACGAGTATTGGGGAGAGACGCCGTGCGCGTTCGTGAGCTTGAAGGCGGcgataaaagagaaagagaaactgACGGAGAAGGACATGATTCAGTATTGTAAGGACAACATGCCGCATTATATGGTTCCCAAAACGGTGGTTTTCAAAGACGAGCTTCCCAAAACGTCCACTGGGAAGATCCAGAAGTTTGTGCTCAAACAAATCGCAAACAACATGGGATCCCTCAAACATAGTCGAATTTGA